CGGGCCGGACGATGTGGACCCCGACGACCTTATCCAGCGGATGTTGCTGCTGCCCGCGGAGCATGAACTCATCATCGCGACCCTCAGCGCCATGAGCCGCAACCGGACTCTGCTGGACGCTACCTACGAGGAGCTGATCACCGAGATCCAGCCTGGCCGCTGACGGCCGGCTGACAGTATTATACCACAACCCACGCCCGCCGTCATGCCGGATTTGGCCCGGCGGCGGGCATCAAAATTGTTGGAGCAATACCGTGCAAATCATCTGGGACACATTGTGCGGTACTGCCTTGGTTCGGGGTGGTTGTTTGATAGCCATTGTGGATTATGGCATGGGGAATCTGCACAGCGTGGAGAAAGCCTTCGCGTATCTCGGGGTGCCGTCCGTGATTACGGACCGGGCGGACGAGATCGAGCAGGCCGGCCACGTGGTACTGCCCGGCGTAGGCGCCTTTGGAGATGCCTGCGACCGACTGCGGGAAAAGAAATTGATGGAAGTCCTGGCTCGCCGGGCCGGGGACGGACGCCCGTTTTTGGGGATCTGCCTGGGGATGCAGCTTCTGTTTGCGGGCAGCGAGGAGGCCCCCGGTGTGCCGGGACTGGGTCTCTTTTCAGGGATATTCCAAAAATTTCCAGAAAAGATCGGCAAGGTGCCGCATATGGGGTGGAACCGCCTCACATATGGGCCGAACTGTCCGCTCTTCGCGGGTCTGCCGGCAGAGGCGGAGATGTATTTTGTCCACAGCTTCGCGCTTTACGAGCGGACACACGCCGTGGCCGAGACAGAGTACGGCGGCGTCTTCTATTCGGCGGTCGGGCGGGGCGGGTTGTACGGGGTGCAGTTTCACCCGGAGAAGAGCGGTCGGACCGGGCTCGCGCTGCTGCGCAATTTCGCGCGCTGGGAGGGAACGCCGTGCTGACGAAACGGATTATCCCCTGTCTGGATGTGGCTGAGGGCCGTGTGGTGAAGGGCGTCTCCTTTGAGGCTCTCCGCGACGCGGGGGACCCGGTGGAGGCGGCCCGCCGGTACGACGAGAAGGGCGCCGACGAGCTAGTCTTTTTAGACATCAAGGCATCCAAGGAAAACCGGGGCACGCTGCTGTCAATGGTGGAGCGCACAGCCCGCGAGGTCTTCATCCCTTTCACGGTGGGCGGCGGCATCCGTACGCTGGAGGACATCCGGGACATCCTGCGCAGCGGGGCCGATAAGGTGGGTATCAACACGGCCGCCGTGCAGACGCCGGACCTCATCGACCGCGCTTCGCGGCGTTTTGGCGCCCAGTGCATTGTCATTTCCATCGATGTGCTTCGCCGTGGAGAGGGGCGCTGGGAGGTGTTTACCCATGGCGGCAGCCGCCCGACAGGGCGGGACGCGCTTGATTGGGCGCGGGAGGTGGCGCGGCGCGGCGCGGGCGAGATCCTACTGACCTCGATTGACGCCGACGGTGGTCGGGACGGCTACGACGTGGAGATCACCGCCCTCGTCTCCCAGGCGGTGCATGTGCCCGTGATTGCCTCTGGCGGCGCCGGGACGCCGGCGCACTTTTATGACGCGCTGACCCGTGGCCGGGCGGACGCCGTACTGGCGGCCAGCCTGTTTCATTTCGGCGAACTTGACATCTGGGTGCTCAAACAGTATCTGGCCGAGCGGGGCATTCCTGTCCGTCGCGCCATCGGGACTTTTGTCACCTGAACCGCAGGTGTGTGAGCTCGTGAAGTTGTGAAAGGATATTATGAGTCATGGAGAAAGTGTTGGTGCTGGATTTTGGCGGGCAGTACAGCCAAGTCATCGCGCGGCGGGTGCGTGAGTGCCGCGTCTATTCCGAGGTGCGTTCTCACAAAACCGCACTGGAGGAGATCCGGGGGGGCGGATATCGGGGGATCATTCTCACCGGCGGCCCGGATGATGTCTTCGCGCCCGGCGCGCCCGGCTGTGACGCCGCGCTGTTTTCGCTGGGAGTCCCGGTGCTGGGTATCTGTTATGGGGCCCAGTGGATGGCCTACACGCTGGGCGGGACGGTGCGCCGCGCGGATGTGGGTGAATACGGAAACGTTATGCTCCATGTCCGTCCCGGCAGCCGACTGCTGGCCGACGTGCCGGCGAAGACGGTCTGCTGGATGAGCCACGGCAACAGCATTTTCAAAGTGCCGGACGGGTTTCAGCTCACTGCGACGACCCCCGACTGCCCAGTGGCGGCGATGGAGGATCCAGCGCGGGGGCTGTACGCCGTGCAGTTCCACCCGGAGGTCTCTCACACGCCGGAGGGAGAGCGGGTGCTGCGGCAGTTCCTGTATGAGATCTGCGACTGTCACGGGGAGTGGGTCATGTCTTCGTTCATTGAAAACGCTGTGCGCGGCCTGCGGATGCGCATTGGAGCGCGCAATGTACTCTGTGCGCTGTCCGGCGGTGTGGACTCCTCGGTGGCCGCCGCACTGTTGCACCGTGCGGTGGGTGAGCAGCTCGTCTGCATCTTTGTGGACCACGGTCTGCTGCGCAAGGGAGAGGCCGAACAGGTGCAGACCACCTTTGAGGAACAGTTTGGCATGCGGCTGATCGTGGCGGACGCGCGGGAGCGATTTTTAGAGAAGCTCGCGGGCGTATCCGACCCGGAGCGCAAACGCAAGATCATCGGAGAAGAGTTCATCCGCGTCTTTGAGGCCGAGGCCCGAAAGTTGGGTGCGGTCGAGTGTCTGGTGCAGGGCACGATCTATCCGGACGTTATCGAGAGTGGGGCCACAGGCGCCGCCGCGCTCATCAAGAGCCACCACAATGTGGGCGGACTGCCCGAGAAGCTGGATTTCCGGGAGATCATCGAACCGCTCGCCACGCTGTTCAAGGACGAAGTACGGCGCCTGGGCGAGGAGCTCGGTCTGCCCCGCGAGATTGTATGGCGGCAGCCGTTCCCCGGCCCGGGACTGGGGGTCCGTGTGATTGGGGATGTAACGCAGGAAAAGCTGGACATCCTGCGTGAGGCCGATTTCATTTTTACGCAGGAGATCGAAGCGGCTCGGCCCGACCCCATGCCCAGCCAATATTTTGCCGTACTCACAAACCTGCGCAGCGTGGGCGTCATGGGCGACGGCCGCTCCTACGACTGCGCGGTAGGTCTGCGCGCCGTGACCACGGTGGACTTCATGACAGCCGACTGGTGTGAGCTTCCCCTCCCTCTGCTGCGTCGCGTCTCCGCCCGCATCGTCAACGAGATCCCCGGCGTCAACCGCGTCGTCTACGACGTGACCACCAAACCCCCGGCCACAATTGAGTGGGAGTGAGTTGCGGCAGAATGTCAGCCGGGGGGACATCATGAAGTATCTGCCGGATGAGCGGGAGGAGGGCAATGGCATGACCATCTATGAGCAGATCGATGAGAGAAAGGCCGCTATCGATGTTATGCGCCCGTTTGAGGGCGACACCCTGCGGCAGCTGCGGGGATACTACCGCATCGGGCTGACGTGGATGTCAAACGCGCTGGAGGGCAATTCCCTGACCGAAATAGAGACGAAAGTGCTTCTGGAAGATGGTCTGACCGTCGGCGGGAAGCCGCTCCGCGATACGTTTGAGGCTCTGGGCCACGCGGCAGCGTATGACTAATGTTTGGGCTGCTTGGGGAGCGGCGTATCACTGTAGAGAACATCAAAGCCCTGCATCGCTTATTCTTTAAGTCCATCGACGAGCCTCGCGCAGGCGTCTGGCGCGATGTGAGCATTATTGTCACAGGCTCCGAGCATGAGTTCCCCGCTCCTGCTGAACTGGAAGGGCTTATGGCCGACCTTGGTCGGTGGATGGAAACCGAGCGGGACACGATGCACCCTGTCCGCTATGCGGCCATGCTCCATTTGAAGTTTGTCATCATCCACCCTTTCGTCGACGGGAATGGGCGCGTTGCGCGGCTCCTTATGAACGCTGCGCTCATTCAGGACGGATATATGCTCGCCGTGGTGCCTCCCGTTCTGCGCCCGGATTATCTCACAGCCATACGCAGATACCAGCAAAAAGGGGAGACTGGGCCGTTTTGCGACTTCATCGCCGAGCAGGTGTTGGAATCCGAAAAGGAGATTATGCGACTGCTTCATATCCCGTCCTTCAAAGCATAGGAGCGGGTAGCTTGTCTCTGTCGCAAATAAAACGCGCCGTCGTGAGCTGGGTTCCGGCTCACAGCGGCGTTTTTGCAGTCCTCTGAACGGCGGCGCGGCCGGTGGAAAGATTTGGGGTGCTCTTATTTCTTGAACCGATACCCGGCGCCCCATACCGTTTGCAAGTGTTCGGGATTCGAGGGGTTCTTCTCGATCTTCTCCCGCAGGCGGCTGATATGTACCGCGACGGTTTTCGTATCTCCGTAGGCGTCCATGCCCCATATCGTCTCATACAGATGGTCTTTGCTGAACACGATCTCCGCATTGGAAACGAGAAAGTATAAGAGCTCGTATTCCTTATTCTTCAAGTCTATCTCTTTCTCCCCGACATGCACGTATCTGGTATTGGGGTTTATGCGCAGGTATCCCAAATCAATCTCCTTTTCCGTTTCATAGGCCGGTTGCTTGGCAGAGACGGATTTGAGCCGCTCGTATTGGGCGATGTTCGCCTTGACACGCGCCACAAGCTCGGTCGGCGAGAACGGTTTCGCGATATAATCGTCCGCGCCGAGTCCGAGTCCGCGCACCTTGTCCGCGTCCTCGACGCGGGCCGTGACCATCAGAATGGGTGTGTCGATCTTCGCGCGGATATTCCGGCAGATCTCGTAGCCGTCGATTCCGGGCAGCATCAGGTCGAGAAGGATCAAGTCGAAGGCGCCCGAGAGCGCCCGCTCCATCCCTTTGCGCCCCTCCGCTTCACAGACGGCCTCGAATCCGTTCATTTCCAAAAAATCGCGCTCGATCTCCGCTATATCTGCGTCGTCCTCAATCACCAAAATCTTTTTGGCGTTATTTTTGCTCACTTTGTTATCCTCCTTTCGTCTTGACGGGCGGGGAAACGCAACGCGATAGTAAGGCCGCCGCCCCGCGGAAGTCTCGCGGATATCCCGCCGCCCATACGTCTTACGATCCGCTCGCTTATGGCAAGGCCGAGGCCGCTGCCCTTCGTGTTCCGCGACGGGTCGGTCCGGTAAAACACATCGAACAGCTTGTCAAGCGCGGCTTTCGGCACGCCGGGACCGTCGTCGGTAAGAGCGATCTCAACGTCGCCGGCCGATTCGCCGCATTCGACAGTCACCCTGCCGATTTCGGCGGTCTTGTATTTCGCGCTGTTTTCAAGGATATTTATCATCACATTTCGCAGCCATACCGCGTCTGCGGTTATGAAAACGTCCGGCGGGCCTTGCCTCAACGCGAGCAGCAAACCTTTATCCCTGTATTCTTCGGCAAGACCGCCGGCAATCTCCGAAACCGTCCGTCCGACGTTCAAAAGTTCCGTATCCATCGGGAATTCGCCGATATCCAGCTTTGAAAACAGAAACAGTTGATGGATGATGTGCTCCAGGTCGGCGGTCTTCTTCCCAATGATCTCAAGATATTTCCGCCGGCGCTCCGGCGACTCGGCCACGCCCTTCTCGATCCCTTCAAGATACGCCTTTATGGATGTCAGCGGCGTTCTCAAATCGTGAGAAATGCCGGCTATCAATTCCTTGCGACTTTCCTCGTCGCTTCGCCGCATATTTTCCAGCTTTTGCAGACGTTCGGCCATATCGTTGAACGCGGCGCACACCGGGCCAAATTCATCTTTCCCCAGATAATCCAGCCGGAATGTCAGATTGCCCTCGCAAATTTGTGTCACGCCGTAGGAGAGTGCGTCAATCGGCGCCATAATGCTTCTTGCTATGACGCGTGTCAATATTCTGTTGGTGATGACAATAATCACTACAATCAGGACGAGCATCCCGAATCCCATTGTAACCACATAGGAAAGATAGAATGTATCATCGTTCAAATAGTAGTTGGTATCTGTCAAAATGATGTGGTATTCGCCTACTGTTCGCACAAATAATGCCGTATGGTCAAGAGTAATGATATGTGTTTCGTCCTGTCTAAGCGCGGCTGTAAGCAGCGGCGTATCCGGCGCCGGCGCGCCGAGCGGCTGTCCGGCTTTGTAAATAGAAATCGCAATGTGCGCATTCTCGTTGCTTTTGGCTATGACGTCTACCGCGCGAAGCAACTCGTCCTCTTGTGCCGCACCGTCAAGAGCCGAAATGCTTCTTTTGGCCTGATAAAACCGTTCATCGTCAAGGGAACGCCCGCCAAAGCTCCCGAAAATACCCATCATCGCGAGACTCATCACGGCGGCAAATAGGATACAGAGGATGACGGGTATAGCGACCATCAAAGTATTGGATATAAATAGACGGCGTTTTATGGCCATGGATTTTCACCTCGTCCGTTCGCTATACTACGCGACGGTACGCTTCCTTTGTCCCCAAAACATCCCG
This region of Oscillospiraceae bacterium genomic DNA includes:
- the hisH gene encoding imidazole glycerol phosphate synthase subunit HisH; protein product: MIAIVDYGMGNLHSVEKAFAYLGVPSVITDRADEIEQAGHVVLPGVGAFGDACDRLREKKLMEVLARRAGDGRPFLGICLGMQLLFAGSEEAPGVPGLGLFSGIFQKFPEKIGKVPHMGWNRLTYGPNCPLFAGLPAEAEMYFVHSFALYERTHAVAETEYGGVFYSAVGRGGLYGVQFHPEKSGRTGLALLRNFARWEGTPC
- the hisF gene encoding imidazole glycerol phosphate synthase subunit HisF, whose translation is MLTKRIIPCLDVAEGRVVKGVSFEALRDAGDPVEAARRYDEKGADELVFLDIKASKENRGTLLSMVERTAREVFIPFTVGGGIRTLEDIRDILRSGADKVGINTAAVQTPDLIDRASRRFGAQCIVISIDVLRRGEGRWEVFTHGGSRPTGRDALDWAREVARRGAGEILLTSIDADGGRDGYDVEITALVSQAVHVPVIASGGAGTPAHFYDALTRGRADAVLAASLFHFGELDIWVLKQYLAERGIPVRRAIGTFVT
- the guaA gene encoding glutamine-hydrolyzing GMP synthase: MEKVLVLDFGGQYSQVIARRVRECRVYSEVRSHKTALEEIRGGGYRGIILTGGPDDVFAPGAPGCDAALFSLGVPVLGICYGAQWMAYTLGGTVRRADVGEYGNVMLHVRPGSRLLADVPAKTVCWMSHGNSIFKVPDGFQLTATTPDCPVAAMEDPARGLYAVQFHPEVSHTPEGERVLRQFLYEICDCHGEWVMSSFIENAVRGLRMRIGARNVLCALSGGVDSSVAAALLHRAVGEQLVCIFVDHGLLRKGEAEQVQTTFEEQFGMRLIVADARERFLEKLAGVSDPERKRKIIGEEFIRVFEAEARKLGAVECLVQGTIYPDVIESGATGAAALIKSHHNVGGLPEKLDFREIIEPLATLFKDEVRRLGEELGLPREIVWRQPFPGPGLGVRVIGDVTQEKLDILREADFIFTQEIEAARPDPMPSQYFAVLTNLRSVGVMGDGRSYDCAVGLRAVTTVDFMTADWCELPLPLLRRVSARIVNEIPGVNRVVYDVTTKPPATIEWE
- a CDS encoding Fic family protein, coding for MFGLLGERRITVENIKALHRLFFKSIDEPRAGVWRDVSIIVTGSEHEFPAPAELEGLMADLGRWMETERDTMHPVRYAAMLHLKFVIIHPFVDGNGRVARLLMNAALIQDGYMLAVVPPVLRPDYLTAIRRYQQKGETGPFCDFIAEQVLESEKEIMRLLHIPSFKA
- a CDS encoding response regulator transcription factor, with the translated sequence MSKNNAKKILVIEDDADIAEIERDFLEMNGFEAVCEAEGRKGMERALSGAFDLILLDLMLPGIDGYEICRNIRAKIDTPILMVTARVEDADKVRGLGLGADDYIAKPFSPTELVARVKANIAQYERLKSVSAKQPAYETEKEIDLGYLRINPNTRYVHVGEKEIDLKNKEYELLYFLVSNAEIVFSKDHLYETIWGMDAYGDTKTVAVHISRLREKIEKNPSNPEHLQTVWGAGYRFKK
- a CDS encoding HAMP domain-containing histidine kinase, translated to MAIKRRLFISNTLMVAIPVILCILFAAVMSLAMMGIFGSFGGRSLDDERFYQAKRSISALDGAAQEDELLRAVDVIAKSNENAHIAISIYKAGQPLGAPAPDTPLLTAALRQDETHIITLDHTALFVRTVGEYHIILTDTNYYLNDDTFYLSYVVTMGFGMLVLIVVIIVITNRILTRVIARSIMAPIDALSYGVTQICEGNLTFRLDYLGKDEFGPVCAAFNDMAERLQKLENMRRSDEESRKELIAGISHDLRTPLTSIKAYLEGIEKGVAESPERRRKYLEIIGKKTADLEHIIHQLFLFSKLDIGEFPMDTELLNVGRTVSEIAGGLAEEYRDKGLLLALRQGPPDVFITADAVWLRNVMINILENSAKYKTAEIGRVTVECGESAGDVEIALTDDGPGVPKAALDKLFDVFYRTDPSRNTKGSGLGLAISERIVRRMGGGISARLPRGGGLTIALRFPARQDERRITK